One Cucurbita pepo subsp. pepo cultivar mu-cu-16 chromosome LG07, ASM280686v2, whole genome shotgun sequence genomic region harbors:
- the LOC111798811 gene encoding snakin-2-like, whose amino-acid sequence MAISSKALIASLLLSLLFLHSVESIGAAMVSPSPQKMDCGGACAARCRLSSRQRLCHRACGTCCQRCNCVPPGTSGNHHMCPCYASLTTHGGRLKCP is encoded by the exons ATGGCCATCTCCTCCAAAGCTCTCATTGCTTccctcctcctctctctcctcttcctccaCTCT GTGGAATCCATTGGAGCTGCTATGGTCTCCCCAAGCCCTCAGAAAATGg ACTGCGGCGGCGCGTGTGCTGCAAGGTGCCGGCTGTCGTCGAGGCAGAGGCTGTGCCATAGGGCGTGTGGGACGTGCTGTCAGCGGTGCAACTGCGTTCCGCCAGGGACTTCCGGCAACCACCATATGTGCCCCTGCTACGCCAGCTTGACCACCCACGGCGGCCGCCTCAAGTGTCCCTGA